The window ttaataaaaataatttcaactaaAACGAcgttaatatgaaaataaggagaattattttatgtcaaactcaaaattccatttttcacatttatttatttatttatttatttattattattattattattattattattattattattatttatttgtttatttatttttaaatcccaTTATCAAGTAATTCTttaagattccaattttcaaaattccatttttcacatttatttatttaatcattattattttcgttattattattactttatttatttatttaattttaaaacttctatttttaaatagtttttcaaaattccgatttccaaatttaatttccaatttccaaaattccaattttcacatatatttatttaatcattattattttcaaaattccaattcttattatttttaaataattctttgaaattccaattcttaaatttaattttcaagactccaattttcaaataatttttgagactttaattttcaaataagtttcaaaacttgattttcaaaaatttgtctttcaaatggttttaaatcttttaaatttatttatttaatttgtttatcaacctaatttaattatttcatttattcatctttcatataattatttatttatttattttattattttactttattttattcatttatttatttatttttcattattattattattattgttgttgttattttctcatttctttctttttcttttcttcattaaaatccTAATTCaccaaaacctatttttttaataaacttgctgtcattttttattcaagcaTGCATCTTGTGTTCTttagttttcaataattttctcgtttttcactatttttaataagcaataatgaatttttcataattccaaaataatggaatttgtgagacttattcatgcaagatcaattgggctttggtgggagctCTACATATGacttttctcttctgattgtcaattgTTATGCTTAATGAGTATTGTCGGATCTTTATCTTGCACTTTaatatgcatgtgatatattttgtattcgtTATTGCGCACTAActctgtttcatgatagcgcttcATCACTTGCTGTCAAGATACGCTTtcactctcactttgttcatttattcattatcatgaGTCTATAATCtatttggtatccattgatctcctagttaattgtcatactTGCATTGCATTATTTACTAGAGActcatttttagggacttagaggggtgttttCGGTctttttaccgtacctttccaataagtaacctgacccccggacatgactcggtttttcacaaacctgtttttccttcaggagttatatttagggtttttctttctttttttgttttcccttaaaaaaaataaaacaaaaataagtgacagctccaaatcttttataaaaaaaaaaaatcatattttcaccaaataaataaaaaaatgagtttcacCGTTGAGTGGAAATACATCGTGCAAAAATCAGGGGTCCACACCTTTTCAATTGATATTTTCACTTACCTCCCCTctaattcaaaacaattataatatttgGTAAATTTTCAAACCAATAATTGTATTTAACTAAGACCCAAGTGAATAAAATTgtcccaaaaaggaaaaaagggttCACCTAAGGGGTAATTATGGAATTGTAGGGAGGTTAGCGGGATTATTTCATCTGTTTtctacttgttttaattttttgtttttcccatttttaaaaCGTTGTAGTCGTGTCTATCAGAGAGGATTTTGCCCCATTCCGCGTCCCCACacgttttttctttttgaccaACCCAAGACACGCGTTTTCTTGTTGACCGAgactttgtttttcaatttaattattggCATCCGGGcaaatttgattatataatgtcatttaaatttaattcaggtcttattaaaaataaaaataattttatagttataaataaatttaaaataaataatttttagtaaaatataaataataatattataatagaatcataatatatatatatatatatatatatatgtaccaACCATCATAAAagtatgattgattttttttaactaaaaatagataatagtaatcattaataatattttatttaaaaggaattgatttttaatatgcAAATGAGCCAATTTTTCATTACATGCATTTTAAATTactcttaaaaattagaaaatttgtaaaagaatttaattGTTACTTATGCCTTAATTTATAATCCATTTATCAAGtgtaaaaatttagaaaatatagttACGTGTACAAGGAAAATAGTAAAATCATAAGTTATAATGTACAgtcttaatatattatttttaatagtaactagatttgttttcaaatttcaaattatttttaaaaattattaaactcattcaTAAATACAACACACAAGGTCAGGTCTCTGTTGATttgaagttcttttttttttttttctgagaaaattcacaaaaatatagttatgtgtaaaaaaaaacaataaagtcaTTTTGAACcaatttaaattcataaatttatagtaGTAATTATGttagtttttgagttttaaaattaataaacttattaacAAATCTTagcattagttttttttttttttttaatttagagcgtacttgtgaaaattttggaaaattatagttctatataaaagagaaataatagtcattttggaacaatttttgtccataaatttttaatattaatttggtcattattttaattttaagaaaattattgaacttgttaatgaattcaatgcattaagtaatatttgatttgaaatctatttgttgggtgaaagaaattagaaagacaTGATTCTACGTAGAAGAAAAACGGTAGAATTATTCTagacctatttttttttatcataaaattctaatattaattggattattatttgagtttcaaattagtGAATCATCGGtattacttgaaatttttttatcaaaatgcttGTTTTGAAGTGATTGTGAGGTTATAAATGCTTCCTAAAAACCTTTTATAACACttgaaataattcttttaataaaaaattttaagagttAAAAATGTTCGAAACACTTCTTGAATGGATTCTTAAGAGTTTATTTGCCtagtaatttttctttttcaaaactatggTTATATGTAAGGAAGAAACTAGTAAAATCATTCAATGAATCTTGGTACATGACTTTCTAATGTTAATTACATCAATTTTGAATTCTACAACttttaaattctaattgaaTGAGTTTTGagttttacattatttttaaaaattgataatcttttttattatgtatggtttgatttaaaatctatttgcctaaaaaaaaaattagagaagctaaagaaaattcataaaaaaaataaaaaatcatatttgaagatATTTAATTGTGCTATTTAGTGGTGAAGAGagacaaaaagaaatttatttcttcatgttttctttgttttaaaattcatgcgaaaataatatttacttaaGTGTCAAAATTTGTTctcgattttattttttaaaaacaattttatttatttatttgtttatttttaaaggcGCCAAActgttttaaatttttcttaaaccAAAAGATTAGAAAGCGTGGGATGAAGTTTCGGTGTCGATTATGTATTGATGCACTTGCACCAATCACAGAAGCATACCACAATTggcaataaaaaagaaaaaaatttgagaaaagggAAAGTAACAACAGTAGCAATTCCAGGAAGTCTTGCCCAATACTCTTGATCCAGGACtaaaatatcgataattacggatatattgaTACTTctattttacggatatatcgaagatatatcaacggatattttgaaaaaaaatatcgatagaccaaaatttgattaaaatttatgaaaatataaaaaaaaacctcataaaatataattagaaatataataaatattttaaagttattttatcaaagaatttgatatatgtataatatgattaatttattatatttgataataatattgtatgtatccataaaaaaatatgtattttataaatgtatgtttattattaaactatattaagtattattttataataatattatgatatttaattataatatgtctaattttaaaatatatttaatattaaaattatgatgcatttaatttaattatattaaataatataaaataaatgataatatatgtaatttttttagtatttaattaatctattaatgatattaaaaatattataaaaaaaattaggatgataattttatatatttttgtaataattataattaatttttttcaaaaatattcttttgtttatatgctgacttttaattaattaatttcaaaatatgtttggtaaatATTAACAAAGGGCATAGTTGCCCGGTGGACATAGGCCCTAGGAGAAGTCTTATATATGGGGTTTGGGTCCCTTgcaaaagcaaaaaattaaaggcaACTCACTTTAACTAGGGCCGCCAGCTTTGATTGGGGAAGGGAGCCTGGGCGGAGTGCCGGCTTTGACTGAACGAGGGAGGgcgcttttcttttcttttctttttttttatttcccaaaaATATCACTGAAAAATTGGTGAAATATGGACGACTTTTTGCTGTGATAGTCTATTAATGGGAAAAATCATCGCGATTTATTGCCTCCAATTGATATATTGacgatttttttataatatttactgAAATTTCTCTTTTCCTATATGTCAATATGATATATTGATATCACTATATCGAAACCTTCtgatatatgatatattgatgatatatcACAATATTTTCATCCATGTTCCTAATACAGTacattaagaaagaaaaaattggaggACACTCCAATGTTAGAAGGTAGAGGATAAATCTTCTGActctcttgaaattttgaatttttgacaCTTAACAACCCAAAAATTTCCAAGTGTCTGGTAATTTTGGACAAACAACATCCCTGACTATGGctccaaagagaaagagaatcTCAACTAGATCAACTCTCTCCCCTTCTTTTCCATGTTGTTGGGACGTCTTTTTGAGCTTTAGAGGCGAAGACACCCGTTTCAATTTTACGGATCATCTTTACAACGAGTTGATGCGGAGGGGTATTCGCGCCTTCAGAGATGATGAAGGACTTGAAAGAGGAGGAGAGATTCAACCTTCACTCTTGAAAGCTATTGAAGATTCAATGATTTCTGTTGTCGTTTTTTCGAAAAATTATGCTCATTCAAAATGGTGCTTGGATGAGCTTGATAAGATCATGCGATCCAGGAAAGAAGAGAGACAAATGGTTTTGCCAGTTTTCTATCATGTGGAACCATCTGATGTGCGGAAACAAACGGGGAGTTTTGGAGAAGCATTTGCACGATACGGAGAAGTCACTGAGGAGAGGGTGCTGAGATGGAGGGCGGCACTGACGGAAGCTGGCTCTCTGGCTGGATGGCATGTGCAGGATGGGTATATATATGAATCTTTGCTTTCAGTTGCTTTCATTCATTTACAACCATATGAATTGAATTCTGGATTGATCTTTTAGACACCACGCACTCACATCAGCAAGGACAtgaccaaaaaaagaaaaaaaaaagaaaaaaagaattgagcCAATTCTCGGTATCCCTGCTTGGTCACCTACTCTATGCTTATGCTTGtttgtatataattttatttagcaTTCATGTGCTGAAATGACGTTTTCTTCAAGGAAACAATGGAATCTTCCAAGAAAACTGAACACGATGGcaaataaatataatagaaGTTGTTTTGAAAACTTTATGTATTTTGATCGGAAAAAACATAGTAAGGTTGAAAATGTGATCATGGACGGTAGCTTATTGTcaattcatttttgtttatttatttattattttcttccttttcttttcattccctttccattttccaattattctttttctttccggTGTCAATATTTAAAGGGAGTCTCTaagaatgaaatatttatagaacATCAATTTTGTTTCATGAATTTGTTCTACACATTCCAATTAATAAGTCATATATAAAGATTTCAGTTAATTGAGTTAACTTTTATCTCTTCAAGGTATTCTATATGCTTGCTATAGTTCTACTGTTGTGAAGAAAACTAAACATCATCTGTTTAATTCTATGTTAATTACATTTGTAGCTCATTATTGTGTGTTCTGTCATGCTTTATTATTGGCAGGTATGAATCCGTGGCTATTCAGAAAATTGTTCAACACATTTGCAATTGGCTTGTTTATAAAAAGCCCTTAGATCTTGATGATAAACTGATTGGAATGGAAccttatttgaaagaaattgcTTCATTAATATCTAATGACTCAGATGATGTTCGCATGATTGGGATACATGGAATTGGTGGAATAGGCAAGACAACCATTGCTAAAATTGTATAtaaccaaaatttttataaatttgaaggTGCTTGCTTTCTTTCAAGTGTTAGCGAGAGGGATTTGCTTCAGTTACAAAAAGAACTCTTTGGAGCTGTTATGGGGGGCAAAATTCTAAGGAACATTGATGAAGGAATTAGTGTGATGAAGAATAGATTCTGCTTTGGAAAGGTTCTTGTTATTCTTGATGACATTGATGATCCGGCTCAATTAGAATCCTTAGCTGGAAGGCATGAATGGTTTGGTCCAGGTAGTAGAATTATTGTAACGACTAGAAATAAGCATTTACTACATGGATGTGAAGTGTTTCGATTATATGAGGTtaaggaattaaattttgaggaAGCTCTTCACCTCTTTTCTCTGCATGCGTTTAAGATGGACAGTCCTCAAAAAGGTTTTATAAAGCTCTCAAGATGCATAGTGGATTATTGTAAGAGACTTCCGTTGGCTTTAAAGGTTCTGGGTTCTCACCTATATGGTAAGACAAAATCTGAATGGGAAAATGAGTTGGCTAAGATAAGAAAATTACCCAGCGAGAAAATCCATAGTGTGCTTGTTAGAGGTTTTCATAAACTGGATCTCACACAAAGAAGAATATTTCTTGATGTCGCATGCTTCTTCAAAGGGGAGGATATAAATTTTGTCACAGAAATACTTGAGGCTTGCAATTTCTATGCTGTAAGTGGAATGCAAGTACTCAATGACAGATCTCTTACTAGTACTTCCAATAACAAGTTATTGATGCATGATTTGATGCAGCAAATGGGTTGGGATATTGTTCGGGAGAAATATCCTGATGAACCTGGCAAATGGAGCAGATTATGGGACCCTGAAGATATCTATCATGTATTGACAACAAATACGGTAAGAGCTTAAGTACCTGACcttatttaaacttttaaggcttttaatttttaactgcTCATTTATGTAATTTCAGTTAGGTTTTATGCATTTCGTGCTTCACTTATCCCTTGTTCATGGTTTTCAGGGGACACAGGCAATTGAAGGCATATTTCTAGACATGTCTGCATCAAAAGAAATACACCTTACAACTGATGGtttcaaaaagatgaaaaagcTTAGATTGCTCCGAGTCTatcataatttagaaaatatttctgacaccatgcatcttCCTCGAGATTTTAAATTTCCTTCTCATGAGTTGAGATATCTCCATTGGGATGGATGGACTTTGGAATCATTGCCATCAAATTTTCATGGTGAGAAATTGGTTGAACTCAGTTTGAAGCATTACAGCTTAAAACAACTTTGGAAAGAGCACAAGGTATGATTACTACTCCTTTATCAACAAAGTTTAAAGTTCAGCTAGCCAAGCAAATTTGTTGgaaaatcttaattttattctattttatgttgCAGTGTCTTGGAAAGTTAAAAGTCATCAATCTCAGTAACTCTCAACACCTTGTGGAGTGTCCGAACTTGTCTGGTGCACCACATGTGGAGAGGCTAATTCTTGATGATTGTACAAGTTTGCTTGAGGTGCACCCACCAGTTGCAAAGCTGATAAATCTGACCATCTTGAACATGAAAAACTGCAAAATGCTTCGCCAGTTTCCAAGCATCACTGTATTGGAAAAACTTAAAGTTCTTAACCTCTCTGGTTGCTCAAAACTTGACAAGTTTCCAGAGATCCAAGGGTATATGGAATATTTGTTGGAGCTTAATTTGGAAGGGACTGCTATTGTAGAACTTCCTTCTTCAGTGGTGTTTCTCCCACAACTTGTTTTATTGGATATGCAAAACTGCAAAAACCTTAAGATTCTTCCAAGCAACATTTGTTCTTTGAAATCCCTTGAAACTCTGGTGCTCTCTGGCTGTTCAGGACTAGAGAGGTTTCCAGAAATCATGGAGGTTATGGAAAGTTTACAAAAGCTTCTTTTAGATGGAACATCTATAAAAGAGCTGCCCCCCTCAATTGTTCATCTAAAAGACCTTCAGTTATTGAGtctcagaaaatgcaaaaacCTCCGGAGTCTTCCAAACAGCATTTGCAGTTTGAGATCCCTTGAAACCCTCATTGTCTCTGGTTGCTCGAAACTCAACAAATTGCCAGAGGACCTGGGAAGCTTGCAATACTTGATGATTCTTCAAGCTGATGGAACTGCCATAACACAACCACCTT is drawn from Vitis riparia cultivar Riparia Gloire de Montpellier isolate 1030 chromosome 18, EGFV_Vit.rip_1.0, whole genome shotgun sequence and contains these coding sequences:
- the LOC117905677 gene encoding disease resistance protein RPV1-like, which codes for MAPKRKRISTRSTLSPSFPCCWDVFLSFRGEDTRFNFTDHLYNELMRRGIRAFRDDEGLERGGEIQPSLLKAIEDSMISVVVFSKNYAHSKWCLDELDKIMRSRKEERQMVLPVFYHVEPSDVRKQTGSFGEAFARYGEVTEERVLRWRAALTEAGSLAGWHVQDGYESVAIQKIVQHICNWLVYKKPLDLDDKLIGMEPYLKEIASLISNDSDDVRMIGIHGIGGIGKTTIAKIVYNQNFYKFEGACFLSSVSERDLLQLQKELFGAVMGGKILRNIDEGISVMKNRFCFGKVLVILDDIDDPAQLESLAGRHEWFGPGSRIIVTTRNKHLLHGCEVFRLYEVKELNFEEALHLFSLHAFKMDSPQKGFIKLSRCIVDYCKRLPLALKVLGSHLYGKTKSEWENELAKIRKLPSEKIHSVLVRGFHKLDLTQRRIFLDVACFFKGEDINFVTEILEACNFYAVSGMQVLNDRSLTSTSNNKLLMHDLMQQMGWDIVREKYPDEPGKWSRLWDPEDIYHVLTTNTGTQAIEGIFLDMSASKEIHLTTDGFKKMKKLRLLRVYHNLENISDTMHLPRDFKFPSHELRYLHWDGWTLESLPSNFHGEKLVELSLKHYSLKQLWKEHKCLGKLKVINLSNSQHLVECPNLSGAPHVERLILDDCTSLLEVHPPVAKLINLTILNMKNCKMLRQFPSITVLEKLKVLNLSGCSKLDKFPEIQGYMEYLLELNLEGTAIVELPSSVVFLPQLVLLDMQNCKNLKILPSNICSLKSLETLVLSGCSGLERFPEIMEVMESLQKLLLDGTSIKELPPSIVHLKDLQLLSLRKCKNLRSLPNSICSLRSLETLIVSGCSKLNKLPEDLGSLQYLMILQADGTAITQPPFSLVHLRNLKELSFRGCKGSTSNSWISSLLLRLLHRENSDGTGLQLPYLSGLYSLKYLDLSGCNLTDGSINDNLGRLRFLEELNLSRNNLVTVPEEVNRLSNLRVLSVNQCKSLQEISKLPPSIKLLDAGDCISLESLSVLSPQLLQHLSSSSCLRPITFKLPNCFALAQHDVATILEKLHQNLLPEIEYSIVLPGSTIPEWFQHPSIGSSVTIELPPNWHNKDFLGFALCSVLSLEEDEIIQGPGQICCNFEFREGPYLSSSISWTHSGDRVVETDHIWLAYQPGAKLMISKISSLNKFRKITAYFSLSGASHVMKKCGIHLIYARDKKVNHQTRYTSAKRSSDGSGYFCLEEAQPKRVRGGENCEEGSHA